In the genome of Drosophila virilis strain 15010-1051.87 unplaced genomic scaffold, Dvir_AGI_RSII-ME tig00000704, whole genome shotgun sequence, the window CAGGTATGTACGCACAGATTGCCCTTATACTAATGCGGCTAATACCCGGCTTCATCCGGGTCAAGTACTAATGCCCTGAAGCCCCTGTCAATAGACAAAAGAGCTATAACAGCCAGAAGAAGGCATTGCCAGAGTATTTATCAGTCGACCTAATCATGTACAACCGCCTTTCCAACTATGTAATAAGCTAGAGACATGATGtccaaaatacatatatatctccTCTATTATATGTAAGACAAGCCCATAATTCTTATCTCCATCCACAGCCCGAATGGATGCGCTCCAAGGAGTACTGGGATCGCGGCTTTGAGGAGCGCTACGAGGCGCAGAAGAAGGATAAACAGCGGCCACCTTTGAAGGTCATAGTGGTGCCGCATTCGCATAATGATCCCGGTTGGCTGAAGACCTTCTTCAACTACTTCCAGTCGGACTCGCGGCAGATACTCAATTTGCTGGTGACCAAAATGCAGGAGTACAAGGACATGACCTTTATCTGGTCGGAGATTAGTTTCCTGCAGCTCTGGTGGGATCAGGCACATCCCACCAAGCAACGCGCTTTGAAGCGCCTGGTAAACTCTGGACGCATAGAAATCACCACCGGCGGCTGGGTGATGACGGATGAGGCCAATGTACACATTTATCCCATGCTGGATCAACTCATCGAAGGTCATCAGTGGCTGAGGAACAATTTGAATGTCACGCCCAAGGTGGGCTGGTCCATTGATCCCTTTGGGCATGGCAGCACGGTGCCATATCTGCTATCCGGCGCACAATTCGAGGGTGCGATTATACAGCGCATCCACTATGCATGGAAAGAGTGGTTCGCGCGCCAGCAAAGCGGCGATTTTATATGGACTCCCTACTGGCGCTCGGCCAAGGATCAGGGCAAGCTGCTGACACACAATATGCCCTTTGACATATACTCCATCAAGGGCTCCTGTGGCCCGCATCCCTCCATCTGCCTGAACTTTGACTTTCGCAAAATACCCGGCGAATACACGGAATACTCTCTAAAGGCCCAATATATAACCGATGAGAATGTGGAGGAGAAggcccagctgctgctggagcaaTATGCACGCACCGCCTCCCTATTTCCGCACAATGTGGCCCTCATTCCTGTCGGCGATGATTTCCGTTACAACAGGGAGCGCGAGGTGGACCAACAGTACAGCAACTACAAGAAGCTCATCAGCCACATTATGGCCAACAAGCGTCTGTACAATGTGGACATTAAATTTGGCACGCCCAGCGACTATTTTGCGGCCATACGTCAGCGCATGGGCGACAACAAGGCGTTTCCCAGCTTCAAGGGCGATTTCTTTGTCTACTCGGACATCTTCTCGGAGGGTAGGCCCGCCTATTGGTCAGGCTACTTTACGACACGGCCCTTCTACAAGCTGCTAAGCACCGAGCTGGAGCATAATTTGCGTGCCGCCGAGATACTCTTTACCATTGCCTACAATACGGCACGCCAAGCGCATCACGAGGATGCCATCAAGATCTATGAGAAGAACTACGAGCAGATAATACACGCCCGGCGCAATCTGGGCCTGTTCCAGCATCACGATGCCATTACGGGCACCTCCAAGGGAGCGGTGATGCGTGATTATGCCATGCGCCTGTTCGACAGCACCCAGAACATGGTCAAGATGCAGGAGGCGTGTgtggagctgctgttgcagaaCTCCAGCTCACATCAGCACGGCTTTCTGCTCAGTGAATTCGAGCGGGATAATTTTAGCAAATTGCCACGCAAAATGCCCATACAGCTGACCAATCCGAGCGCTTCTTCTAGCAGCGACGAGGCCAGCGACACCAACGCAGTCGACGAGGAAGAGACATCTGTGCCGTTGGCCAAGAATGCCGAGGCCAGCTTTGTGATCTTCAATGCGCTCACCCAGCGGCGCATTGAAATTGTCACGTTGCGCGTCCAGCAGCCCAATGTGCGCATCTACAACGACCACGGCGTGGAGCTCAAGCACATCCAGATCAATCCCGTCTGGAATATCACCAACGTCTATGAGCAGGGTTTcaatgagcggctgcaggcGAATAGCGGCCGCATACGCACCTCCATCCGCCAATTCGAGGTCATGTTCGTGGCCGAACTGGAACCCCTATCATTGAGCACCTATCGCGTCCAAGTGGACGAGTTCAACTACAAGCGCAACATCGCTACCATCTACTGCGACGACTGCACGGAGAAGGCGGCCGTCGTCGAGCCTCAGCCTCAGACGGCAACAGGCAGTGCCACGCCGCGCAACGTCAATGTTGTGGAGTTTGAAGCGAAGGCCAAGCCAGCGGGTAAGCATATACAGTAAATAGATACACAATAATACTAATCACAGTACTAATGAAGCGTTAATACAAGTCGACCTTAACCTACCTCCCAAACCCATCTCGAGAGTGTAGTATAAAGGCGGCAGAGAATATATTTGGCTTGAGCTGTAAAAAAGCTCATAAGTATTCTACGTATCCATCTGGAATTGACCCAAAATTTAATGATATTACACTTCCATCCAATAAACTCTTGCAATCTTTGCAAACAGAGTGTGTACACCTCGTAACtcttgttaaatatttaactatatatcacatataaataatataagtcAGTTTTCAATCGATTTATTAATTGAGACATTCGTTTGAACACCGCCAGGTGACATCCAGCTGGAGAATGCCCACATGCGTTTGCTGTTCGATGAGAAGAGCGGCTTCCTCAAGACCATCACCAGAAagaacaagcagcagcagctgctgcagccgatGCAATGCGCTGTTAAATTTTCCGCCTATCGGAGCGCCCAGTTCCATTCGGGCGCGTATCTCTTTAAGACAGATCCCGAGCAGAGCGAGGCCGAGAGGGATGTGCTGGAACAGTATGACGATGTGCGCATCATAATCACCTCGGGACCCATTGCCAGCGATGTGACGGTCATCTATGGACCCTTCCTGGCACATACTGTGCGCATTTTCAACACGCGCACCCATCTGGATGCGGCTATTTATATAGAGAACGACATTGACTTTGAGCCGCCGCCAAAGAATCGTGAAACGGAGCTGTTCATGCGCCTGATCACGAACATTGACAACATTGCGCCGGCGCCACTGCAGCGTGATCCGCTCAAGGAGCCCACCGAGACAAGCATGCCCGAATTGCCCGTTTTCTACAGCGATCAAAATGGTTTCCAATTTCATCAGTAAGTGCTGGTATATCAACGATTATATAGATCTAAATCTGTGCTCTCTCAACAGGCGCATCAAGGTGCCTGCGATTGGAATTGAGGGCAACTATTTTCCCATTACCTCGGCCGCATTTTTGCAGGATGCTCGCCTGCGGCTGACACTGCTCACCACGCACGCTCAAGGCGCCGCCAGCTATGAGCCTGGCCAGCTGGAGGTCATGTTGGACCGTCGCACACTCTATGACGATTATCGCGGCATGGGCGAGGGCGTTGTCGACAGTCGCCTGACGCGTCACAAGTTTTGGCTGCTGGTAGAGGACGTGCCGCTAACTCAGAATGTGGATAAACCGCCCAGCTACAAGGTACTCAGCTTGCAGGCTCAACAATTATCCAATGGACTGCGCTACCCACCGAACATCTactttttgagcaattttgagCAGCCGCAAGCGGCGCTACAGCCGCTGGTGCGCCTGCTTCCACATGGCGCGCTGCCCTGCGATGTGCATCTGACCACGTTGCGCACGCTCTCCGAgtcacagctgcagctgtttcCGTCCGCCTCGGCGCTAATGGTGTTGCATCGTCAGGGCTACGATTGCAGTATCAGCTCACAGCATCTGGACATGAGCAGTCTGTGCCCGCTGACCGGCAACGGTCTGGGCGACGTGCGCTTTGGCGATCTGCGTCTGCTGAGCATCGAGGCGACCAGCCTGACGGGCTTGCCCAAGCATATGCAGCCGCAGACCATGCGCTCGCTGGCACAGATCACGCTGGAGCCCATGGAGCTGCGAACCTTTAATCTTACCTTTCGTGGGGAACTGTAAGCCCCGCGAGGCTACTGGACAGCAGTGGCAGTTAGTGTAGCTCCTATGCTTGCGTTGTATCTCATGTGTAACAAAcgacaaaatatttattgtatttatttgatgGTTGATTTAAGttcttatatatttagctTTTACGTACGGACAAGTGCATGTTATTTAGCTTTATTAACAGATCGTACACTCTCTTTCGCGTCTCACACATTTCAAAGTACAAAGCCCAGAGCATTGTTATCATATACCAAATTTATCTATGTGAATGTATATGCAATAGATCATTTTACTGCCCGTCAGCATTCCGTTTAAGCAACTGTCATATCCGAGCTCTATAAAAATCTATAACTCTAACTGTGCGGTCCACAATTTGTGCAATAATCCTAATATAATCTTAGTTAACTCCTACAAATTCTTAAGTTCTATAAACTAGATAAAGTTAAATCTTCTGTTTATTTTGCAAAGTTTGTTAAGCTAAAACCAACAGATTATGTCTCAAACTATTCTAATATTTTTTCTAGATAATTATACATAACTTTTGGTTTGTAAGCTCCTTGGACATAACCTCTGACTAGATAAAAtccaattttggtggatctaatatgcaaattcttatatacataatttatctaacttaaGGCCAACAGACAATATCTACATTTATTCtaatttgaaattgatttaaacattttttttcttttgtagcTTGCCAGATTGGCCTTGGTTACAATTAGTAGAGCTTAAAGATAATACTTatagcatataaatatttagctGAAAATATTTAGACCGCGTATTAGTGAAAATTTGTTCAGTTTTAGCCACAAATGTTGAATTTTTGTTGCCTTCTATTTATTTAGACTGATTAGCTTAAAATATACGCAAAACgaagaaaaaaaggaagaaaaacaaaaattaatcaatGCTTATTTAGCAAATATCTCAATTAAAGAAAGACACTTGACTAACGGACGGATGGATAGCagaacaaaaaggaaaaagagTTAAGCCAAATATTGAAGTACATTAAATACCTAATACCCTATAATTATGTTCgctctaatttttttttatttttcttgtataTAGTTCTAAAAGGCACGGTAAACGATAGCTCTAATATAAAACCGAAACTAACCCATTTAGGCTAAGCAACATTACCTGTAGTGCTGTACTTTATAAACGTAAACGAATCTTTgatataaaatacatacaaaatattacaTAGTTACtaactaaacaaaatatttacaattgtAAAGCCTCACATGTaccgaaaacaaaatgcattcaaaccAAGCAAATATATTATGAAACTACATAGGATAATACACTGAATGAAAAAAGACGAAAGCTAAGCAAGAACAGACATTTTATGAGTTGGattttaaacatatatgtatttatatttgataatatatatggaaatattAGCGTGACAAATTCAATGTAATTTTATGAATTCAAAAAGAATAAAGTATTAATTGAAACCAAATGTAATCAGGTTAAGCAGGTAGTTAACCATTcaacattaattttatatCTAATCCTGAGACGTTATATCTATAGTGGAGTACTTGGAATCCTTAAGGAACACGTACTATAAAGATCTACTAggataaaatttcaatttctacTTATCACAATATCGGGCATAACTTGGTCATTTCACGGACAATCCTGATATCCTTTGGGCAGCAAACAGACCTTATCCTaccaattttcaataaacaataaaaaaggaagaaaagcCTTTAAGGATTGGCTACTTCTTTCAATAGGGCCGCATCCTTACGGATCCTGATAAATTATGTGTCAAATAATTAATACTGGCCAGGGCTATCAACTGGCCAAACGACATCCAAACTGCCAATATAGTTTCTGACAAATTGtggattttgtatttttagccTCTTTTCTTGAGGTCCGCGACTTAAAATTGTACACAGCCTggattcttagatgaccccaATAAACTTGAATCCATATCGTTAGTGCTGGTCCTTGCGAACCTAACGCACCATGTTCTTCCCAAACCTGCAAATCCTGGCTGAGATAGAGCTCTAAATAGAATGTTCCGTTGAGAAAGAAACATTCAAGTCCTGTGTCAAACTCGTATGGGCCCGAGCTATCTATCAACTAGCTATGGGACAAATGTTTCAGTTAGTCAACGAGTTATTCAGGATTTTTTTTGCTTGGAACCCAAATCATTTAAAAGCAACGCACCATGTCCTTTAAAAATGTGTCAGGATTCTATTTTGTTCAAGTTTGGCTAAGCATTTTTTGCTTCAAATGCAGCGCGAAAGTATGCAATTTAAAGTTTATACACTATTATTTAGTTTCACTACATGTCGCAAGATGGCGCTAACATTGCCCACACCAATTGGGGATTTCAAGCGTATGATTTGCAGTTCGCATCTGATGATTTGTGATTCTTCTTTTAATTATACAAAAGTTTTGATTAACATCTCAAAAGTTGTTTGTCTCTTAGAAggcaaaataaagcaaaacgttatcAACAATATACGACTAACGAATAAAATGATTAGATATTTGCGGCTATAATGTTGcctgaatttatttaaagcacTTGGATAATGAATCAAGtgcaaaattgaacaaaattgGTTGTTGTTTAAGTGAACAtttagtaaatatttaaactgattgaaattaaataaggAACTTGGCTAAACATGATTCTTGACTTCGCGAAACTTAAAACCAACTTAATGTATTAgtttaacaacaacattgttacaatatttacatagaCATTTGCTTAGTCGGGCACCACTTCGTACATGTTTGCGCCCTTCTTAAGCAAATAGCCGCCTATGTTGGCAATCTCCACCAACTTTGCGATGCCCGTCATGATGCCCGCACGCGTGCCCATATCTTTCAGCTCCTCGAACTCAAAGATCCGCCGACCCAGCGCAGCCGAGCGCAACTGCATCATGTGCACAAAACTCTGAAGCTGTGAACTTTTGCCGGAACTACTTGGGGCAGCTGCTTCAGCGGTGGCAAGACGTGTCTGCGCCATACTCTCCGTCAACACAGCAATCACATCGCGCACGTGCAGCGGCGTCACAACGCTGGACAGATCCAGGCGGGCACGTGCCTGCGAAAGGCTAATCAAGCCGAGCAACTGGCTGCAAAGagttgaaacaaaaaaaaaagggataAATGAAGATAGTTCGTTGCCTAAATCTTTCGTTTTGGGTGAGAGAAGAAGTTCGTTGCCCAAGTCATTCGTTTGGTGTACAGAACAGAAGTTCGCTGCctcagtctttcgttttgccTATTTCATTTCTAGCCTTGGAGGCTCTTCTGcttcttgtttgttttaattatgattgtAGCAAAACGCCATGTgccatattttgatttttttttgttatgcttTAGCCGATATTCTGCATAGTGATTATAAAATTTCAGTTGTTCTGActaatatttaacattaagCCCATATAAAAACAGCTGAAACACAACCTGTTTCGACTCTTTACACTTATTTGTAAATTTCTATATGTATTTTGGTCTGTAAAAATATATGCTAATTTTTTGGcaactttttattatttggtaATAGAACATTTGATGAAACCAGCTGCCACGCTCCATATACGGCCAATTGATTGGTCAGCTATGGTAAAGGGATCAAACTCGTTTCATCGAGTTAACGACAAACTCATACTCTATAATTCAGTTGAATGTGGGCGCATCGAACATGTTCCAATGCAATTTAACGGAAGAGTTTTGAAACGTTAATAAATTTGTGTATTACAGACGATGATGCTGGCTAGCTGAACTGGCCAACTGGTTGGCTGCCCAGCGGCAAACCGGGCTCAACAAATCGATCCCAAACATCACGGCGCACACGCACctttcatttgaatttatcAATTTCGTATTTTCATTCTCGGCTCGCACGTTGCCGCGCATGGTTCAGTTCGGTTACGGGCTGGTTTAAACAGCATTTCCCTCGCACTGTGGAAAAGCGCATCGTGAACAGCTATCGGAAGCGCAGCGCAATTTCCTAACAGTTGGCATTGAAGCGGCTTTTGTTGAATGCTCAGGTTTTCGTTGATGAAATTTAAGTTGCCCAGCGGCGAGAGACTTTTTTTGTCGGGTGTCGCAAGTCTAAAGAGTTtatcacaaaacaaaaaaacaaaaacaagaaataaatatttaaaagtgcAGCGAAAACAATTAAGTAGGTGtcgttattgttatttagAGTGCACTGTGCTATTGTAAGGCATCAACATGTGTCCGCTAAGGCTTATTGTAAGCTGGGGCGTGCTCCTGGCGGCGGTTCAATGCTTTGAGATGAACAGTAAGTAATCTTTTACTACATGCTACAGTACATTGGGTATTATTATTGCTACTGTAATGGgattttttatagtttttttgttgttagaGAATAAAATATACTCGCCCGCACGCAACGATTGGCGGGCGATTTCGTCGCATTAAATTGTTATCCATCAAATGATTCTAATTACAATTGGGAACGTTTAGATTTACGACAGTTTTTTTAATGCCTGACAGTTGCTTATATCATGTGCAAGTATCTGTGATACAACGCAAAATAAATTCAgtttaaatgcaaatctaaTTTAtggaattcaaattaaattaaacaattttgttttcaatcaTTGAAGCCTGATGGGAATTAAAGAATTGAATACGAACTTGAGCACAATTTTTATGACTATGTACATCATGCATATCATTCAAATCTATAGTCTTAGGAATGTGTTAATATTGCATACATATAGAATATATTggctataaaataaatttgatatagaaatagaaaaatatattggcATACTTAGAAATATACCAagagctatatatataaaaagacagctaaagatatagatatagatatagatatagatatagatatagatatagatatagatatagatatagatatagatatagatatagatatagatatagatatagatatagatatagatatagctatagatctagatatagatatagctaTATAGATATCGCtcgatatagatatagctATCGCtatcgctctcgctctcgctctcgctctcgctctcgatCTCGCTATCGCTCtagctcgctctcgctctctctcgctccgctctcgctctcgctctcgctcgctctcgctcgctcgctctcgctctcgctctcgctctcgctctcgctcgctctcgctctcgctctcgctctcgctctcgctctcgctctcgctctcgctctcgctctcgctctcgctctcgctcgctctcgctctcgctctcgctctcgctctcgctctcgctctcgctctcgctctcgctctcgctctcgctctcgctcgctctcgctcgctcgctctcgctcgctctcgctctcgctctcgctctcgctctcgctctcgctctcgctctcgctctcgctctcg includes:
- the LOC116649744 gene encoding LOW QUALITY PROTEIN: alpha-mannosidase 2-like (The sequence of the model RefSeq protein was modified relative to this genomic sequence to represent the inferred CDS: inserted 1 base in 1 codon) gives rise to the protein MSFKLFRRGSARCIGLLSAFVTILLCLYYIXIGQPNQAHSTDTNALGLAVSVNRAHESSLNSFNVDAGKSAAHQLQQKQQPQHQQQQLPQQQKHYPSTQQHENLDSNADAETVRNVHWGDKCYVLLQSKTNITASEEHSRFDFQPEWMRSKEYWDRGFEERYEAQKKDKQRPPLKVIVVPHSHNDPGWLKTFFNYFQSDSRQILNLLVTKMQEYKDMTFIWSEISFLQLWWDQAHPTKQRALKRLVNSGRIEITTGGWVMTDEANVHIYPMLDQLIEGHQWLRNNLNVTPKVGWSIDPFGHGSTVPYLLSGAQFEGAIIQRIHYAWKEWFARQQSGDFIWTPYWRSAKDQGKLLTHNMPFDIYSIKGSCGPHPSICLNFDFRKIPGEYTEYSLKAQYITDENVEEKAQLLLEQYARTASLFPHNVALIPVGDDFRYNREREVDQQYSNYKKLISHIMANKRLYNVDIKFGTPSDYFAAIRQRMGDNKAFPSFKGDFFVYSDIFSEGRPAYWSGYFTTRPFYKLLSTELEHNLRAAEILFTIAYNTARQAHHEDAIKIYEKNYEQIIHARRNLGLFQHHDAITGTSKGAVMRDYAMRLFDSTQNMVKMQEACVELLLQNSSSHQHGFLLSEFERDNFSKLPRKMPIQLTNPSASSSSDEASDTNAVDEEETSVPLAKNAEASFVIFNALTQRRIEIVTLRVQQPNVRIYNDHGVELKHIQINPVWNITNVYEQGFNERLQANSGRIRTSIRQFEVMFVAELEPLSLSTYRVQVDEFNYKRNIATIYCDDCTEKAAVVEPQPQTATGSATPRNVNVVEFEAKAKPAGDIQLENAHMRLLFDEKSGFLKTITRKNKQQQLLQPMQCAVKFSAYRSAQFHSGAYLFKTDPEQSEAERDVLEQYDDVRIIITSGPIASDVTVIYGPFLAHTVRIFNTRTHLDAAIYIENDIDFEPPPKNRETELFMRLITNIDNIAPAPLQRDPLKEPTETSMPELPVFYSDQNGFQFHQRIKVPAIGIEGNYFPITSAAFLQDARLRLTLLTTHAQGAASYEPGQLEVMLDRRTLYDDYRGMGEGVVDSRLTRHKFWLLVEDVPLTQNVDKPPSYKVLSLQAQQLSNGLRYPPNIYFLSNFEQPQAALQPLVRLLPHGALPCDVHLTTLRTLSESQLQLFPSASALMVLHRQGYDCSISSQHLDMSSLCPLTGNGLGDVRFGDLRLLSIEATSLTGLPKHMQPQTMRSLAQITLEPMELRTFNLTFRGEL